The Amycolatopsis sp. QT-25 genomic sequence GCCCATCTTCGCCATCGCGGCGGCGAAGTCGATCGCGCCGAAGACCAGCAGGCGCGCGGGCGGTTCGAAGGAGTTGACGAAGACCGTCATCCCTTCGCCGCGGCGCTGCCCGTCCGGCCCGTAGCGCAGGGTGCCGGTGCGGCCGCCGGCGAGCATGCCCCGCGCGTCGTCGACGACGGCGTCGTCCATCCGCGAGGAACCGAGCGAACCGGCGACCCGGTCCGGCCAGACGACCAGATGCTCGCCGACCAGGCCCGCCCGTTCGTGCTCGATCACCGTGACCACGGCGACCGGCTGTCCACTGTGGACCGCTTCGACGACCTCGCCGAGTTCCGGCATCGAGTCGCGGTCGATGTGCTGGACGTGGATGTCGATGATCCCGCCGCAGGTCAGCCCGACGGCGAACGCGTCGTCGTCGCTGACGCCGTAGCGCTGCAGCACGGGCGCGCGCTCGGCGACCACCTGCTGCGCCAGCTCGTAGACGGCGCCTTCGACACAGCCGCCGGAGACGCTGCCGGTGACCGTGCCGTCCGGGGCGACGAGCATCGCCGCGCCCGGGCTCCGCGGCGCCGACGAGAACGTCGCCACCACGGTGCCGACCCCCACCGTCTCGCCTGCCGCCCAGCGGCGGTGCAGTTCGTCCAGTACGTCACGCATCGGCGATCTCCACCAGCAATCGTTCCAATGTGGCCAAGCTGTGCCCGGCGAGCAGCCGATCGAGGGACGGGAGCGCGGCCACGATGCCGGACTGCACGGGAGCGTAACCCGCCCGCCCCGCGTGCGGATTCACCCAGAATACGACGTGCGCGAGCCGTCGCAGCCTGGCGAGCTGCTCGCCGAGCAGGCCGGGGTCACCGCGTTCCCAGCCGTCGGAAAACACGGTGACCACGGATCGCCTGGCCACGCCGCGTTGTCCCCAGCGGTCGAGGAACGCCCGCAGGGTCTCGCCGAGCCTGGTCCCGCCCGCGAAATCGGGGACCGCGGCGGCCGCGGCGAGCATGGCGTGTTCGGGATCGCGCAGCCGCAGCTGGCGGGTGACCCTGGTGAGCCGGGTACCCAGGGTGAACACCTCGACCCGTCCGGGAGCGCGACGCGCCACGACGTGCGCGAACCGCAACAGGGAGTCGGCGTACGGCCCCATCGAGCCGGAGACGTCGATCAGGAAGACGACGCGGCGTGGTTTGACGCTCTTCCGCCGGTACGCCAGGCGCACGGGCTCGCCCCCGCCGGCCAGCATCGCCCGGAGTGTGCGCGAGGGATCGAGGGCTCCCCGCCGGGCAGCGCGACGGCGCGGCGAGGAGCGCGGCGGGAGCGCCGGGCGCAGTTTCGCGAGCAGTTCCCGCAGGTGAGCACGTTCGGCGACGCTCAGCTCGGCGAGGTCGCGATGACGCAGGATCTCTTCCTCGCTCGCCGCCACGCGGAGTTCGTCGGGCTCCGCGGCGGACTCACCCTGGCCCGGCGCCCGCGCGAGCGTGGCGATCCTGGCCCGCTTCCGGGCCGCTTGCCGGCTTCGCCGTCGTGGGGCGGCTTCCTTTTCGGTGAACCAGCCGCCGAAAGCGGCGTCGTAGCGCGGCAGGTCGTCGGGGTCGGCGCACAGCGTCAGCCGCCCGGCCCAGTAGAGCTGCTCAGGATCGGCGAGGTCGATCTCACCGATGGCCCCGAGGTATGCCTGCACTCGATGCGCGTCGCACGGCAAACCGGCTTCGCGCAAGGCCTCCGCGAAGCCGACGAAGCCCGCCAGTGGATCGCTCACCCCTCCATTGTGCGCGCAATTCGGCACCTGGTTGCGGTACTTGCGCGCGCAAGTACCGCAACCAGGTGCCGAATTGCGGAGTCAGCGGCGTTGGTCCTAGGGCCGCAGTCCGGCGATGAGCACACCGGCCATCCGGCGCGCGTTGTAGCGGGGGTCGCTGTCGGCGCCGATGCAGAGGTTCCCGACGCCGCGCAGGACTTCGAGCGCCTCCAGATCGGAGCGGATCTCGCCGGCCGCCGCGGCGGCGTCGAGCAACCGGGCGCACACCGGCAAGAGGGTGTCGAGAAAGTAGGCGTGCAGCGTCTCGAATCCGGCGTTGTCGGACTGCAGGACCGAAGCCAGACCGTGTTTGGTGACCAGGAAATCGACGAAGAGGTCGATCCAGCGCCGCAACGCCTCGTACGGGGAAGCGCTCGACGCCAGCAGTTCCGGCCCGGCTTCGGCACACGCGTCGACCTGGTGCCGGTAGACGGCGATGATGAGGTCGGCCCTGGTCGGGAAGTGCCGGTAGATCGTGCCCATCCCGACGCCCGCCTTGGCCGCGATATCGCGGACCGGTGCCTCGACACCCGAGGTGACGAAGACGGCGGCGGCCGCGTCGAGCAGCGTCTTCTCGTTACGCCGGGCGTCCGCGCGTTTGGCCTTGGTGCCTTCTCGAGCCATCACGCCACTCCTCCACCGCCGAGGTCGGGTAGCCATCCGGGACACTGCCGCACAGGGTTAACGGAGCAAGGTTCCGCTTGACCATCTTGCCATCGAGTTCATCGTCGTGCACCGCCGACACTCAGGCGAGCAAGTGGTCCAGCCCGGCCCGGACGCGGGCGAGGTCTTCACTGTATTTGAGCACCGAGCCGAGCGTCCGCGCGGCGGCCGCGGCGTCCAATGCGGACATTCCGAGGGCGAGGAGCGCCCGGGCCCAGTCGAGGGATTCCGCGACCCCGGGCGGTTTCAGCAACTCCATCGCCCGGAGCCGCCGCACCGCCGTCGCGACCTGCGCGGCGAGCCCCTCGCCCAGGCCCGGGATCTTGCGGCGCAGGATCTCGATCTCCCGGCCGAGGTCCGGATGTTCGAGCCAGTGATAGAGACAGCGGCGCTTCAGCGCGTCGTGCACCTCCCGCGTCCGGTTGGAGGTGAGCACCACGAGCGGCGGATGTTCGGCGCGCACCTCGCCGAACTCGGGGATCGTCACCGCGTGCTCGTCGAGGAATTGCAGCAGGAAGGCTTCGAACTCGTCGTCGGCCCGGTCGATCTCGTCGACCAGCAGCACGCACGGCGCGGTCCGCAACGCCTTCAGCAGCGGCCGGGACAGCAGGAAACGTTCGGTGTAGAGGGACTGTTCGGCGGCCTCGACGTCGAGGCCGCCGTCACCGGAGGCTTCCAGCGCCCGCAAATGCAGCAGCTGACGGGGAAAGTCCCATTCGTACAGCGCCTGCGCCGCGTCGATCCCCTCGTGGCACTGGAGCCGGATGAGCGGCATGTCGAGCGCTTCGGCCAGCCCCAAGGCGAGCGAGGTCTTGCCGGTCCCCGGTTCGCCCTCGCAGAACAGCGGGCGACCGAGCGCCACGGCGAGGAAACCGGCCGTGGCGATGCCGTCGTCGGCGAGGTAGCCGACCGATTCGAGGGCTTCGGCCAGTTTCTCGGGCGATTCGACGGTCACGTGCCGATCGTATGCCTCGGCGAGCGCGAGATCAGCCTGGAAAGTCCTCGCGCCGGTCCACGTCGTGCCCGGTACCGAGGTCGCCGCATTCGACGAGCCGCAGGTCCCGGCGTCCCTTGAGCCAGTTTCGGGCGCCCTTGTCCCCGGACGCGCCCGCGACGATCTCCGGCCACCAGCGGCGGCCGAGTACGACGGGATGACCGGGAACGCCTTCGTAGGCGGCACGCGCGACCGTGTCCTCATCGGCCCCGGCGGCGACCCGGCCGACCACTTCGGCGCCGACCCCCGGCAGGTCCACGAGATGCACGACGACGGCTTCGGCGTCAGTGCCGGTGAGCGAGCTCAAGCCCGCGCGCAGTGACGCGCCCATTCCCGACGCCCAATCCTCGGCCACGACGGCGGCTTCGGGAGCGGGCAGGAGCGTGCGGACTTCCGCGGCCGAGGCACCCAGCACCACCCGGACCGGCGCGCAGCCCCCGTCGGTGAGCACCCGCAGCGCCCGGACGACGAACGGCTCGCCGTCGAGGACGGCCAGCGCTTTCGGCCCGCCGAAGCGGCGGCCTGCCCCGGCCGCGAGCAGCAGGCCGGCTACCTTAGCCATGCCGGGCTCTGGTGGGGGGCGCGGAGGCCAGATCGGTCTCGATGGCGCGCGCCGCCGCGAGCAGGGGCGGCAGCAGTTCCCGTTCGACCGACTCGCGAGTGGTGCGGCTGGCGTGGGTGGAGAGGTTGACGGCGGCCACGACCTTGCCCTGCCGGTCGCGGATCGGCGCGGCGATCGAGCGGAGGCCTTCTTCGAGTTCCTGGTCGACCATCGCGTAGCCCTGCTCATACACCTTGACCAGTTCGGCGAGTAGTTCCTCGGGCCGGCTTTTCGTGCGCGCGGTGAGCTTGTCGAGCTTCGCCCCGGCGAGGTGGTCCCGCAGGTCGGCGCCATCGAGCCCGGCCAGCAGCACGTGTCCCATCGAAGTCGCGTGGGCCGGGAAGCGGGTGCCGACGTTGATGCTCACGGTCATGATCCGCGAAATGGCCACGCGGGCGACGTAGACGATGTCCATGCCTTCGAGCACCGACACCGAACTCGACTCGTGCACCTCGGCGGAGAGTCGTTCCAGATGCGGCTGGGCGACCTCCGGCAGCGACAAACTCGACAGATACGAGTAGCCGAGTTCGAGGACCCGCGCGGTCAGCGAGAAGTACTTGCCGTCGGTGCGCACGTACCCCAGGTCGACGAGGGTGAGCAGGAATCGGCGGGCGGCCGCCCTGGTCAGCCCGGTGGACCGGGCGACGTCGCTCAGCGTGAGTTCCGCCGCGTCCGCGTCGAACGCCTTGATCACCGCCAGCCCGCGCTCGAGCGACTGGACATGATGCGCTCCGCGCTCGGTCACCTCGCCTTCGTCCATACGAGAACCCTAACCGCCTCCCTCTTCCCGGGCGGCAGGCTCACCGAGTTCGGCCAGTACCCGTTGGGCGACGGCGAACGCGGCGTTGGCGGCCGGGGCACCCGCGTAGACGGCGGTGTGGAGCAGGACCTCGGAGATCTCCTGCGCGGTGAGTCCATTGTGGACGGCGGCGCGGACGTGCATCGCGAGCTCGTCGTGAGCGTGCAACGCGGTGAGCGCGGCCAGGGTGACGCAACTGCGGGTCTTGCGGTCGAGCCCGTCACGCGCCCAGACCGACCCCCAGGCCCCCCGGGTGATGTAGTCCTGGAACGGGCGGCTGAACTCGGTGGTGCGGGCGACCGCCCGGTCGACGTGCGCGTCCCCGAGGACTTCGCGGCGCACCTTCATGCCGGTCTCGTAGGTGTCGTCGGTCATCGGGCGGCCTCCAGGTGTTCGAGGATCAACGCGGTGAACCGCTCCGGCTGTTCGAAACTCCCCAGATGCGCGGCGCCTTCGACGACCTCCAGCCGCGCGTCCGGGATGCCGCCCGCGATCACCTCGGCGTGCTCGACCGGGGTGGCCGGATCGTCGGCCCCGGCGATGACCAGGGTTCGCGCCGCGATCCCGGGCAGTTCGTCGACGAGGTCCATCCGTTCGATGGCCGCGCAGGACGCCGCGTACCCCTCGGCGGGAACGCTCGCGATCATCTCGCGCAGGTACCCGGCCCGGTCGGGGTGGGCGGCGGCGTAGTCGGCGGTCAGCCAGCGGCCGACTCCGGCCTCGGCGATCGCGGCGGTGCCGTTCTCCCGGACCGTCTTCGCCCTGTCCGCCCACATGCCCGGCGGCCCGAGTTTCGCGGACGTGCAGCACAGCACGAGGCTCCGGATCCGGTCCGGCACGTGCACGCCCAGCCACATCCCGGTCATCCCGCCGAGCGAGAGGCCGACGACGTGGGCGCGTTCGGCATCGTGCTCGTCGAGCAGTGCGAGCAAATCACCGCCGAGATCCGCGAGCGTGTACGGCCCCGGCGGGACCGGGGAGGCGCCGTGCCCGCGGGTGTCGTAGCGGATCACCCGGAAACCCCGCGCCACCAACGGTTTCACCTGCGGTTCCCACATGCGGTGATCGCTGCCGAGCGATCCGCTGAGCACCACGGCCGGGCCGTCCGCGGGCCCTTCCGCGACGCTGTGCACCGTCACCGGTTCAGACATCGAAGAACACCGTCTCCCCCTCGCCCTGCAACCGGATGTCGAACCGGTAACCGTCGCCGATCTCGGTGGCGACCAAGGTGCCCCGGCGGGCTTCCGGCACCGAGGCCAGCACCGGATCCGCGGAGTTGTCGTTGTCCTCGAAGTAGATCCGGGTGACCACCCGGTGCAGGAGGCCGCGGGCGAGCACCGAGACGTCGATGTGCGGCGCCTGCGTGCTGCCCGCCGGGCCGGGCAGCGGACCGGGCATGATCGTCCGGATCTCGTAGTGGCCGCCCGGGTCGGTGGGACAGCGTCCGAAGCCCCGGAACCCGCTCGCGACCGCTCCGCGCGGGTCGTCGGGGTGGTCGAACCGTCCGTCGGCGTCGGCCTGCCACGTCTCGATCATGGCGTCCGGGACCGGTTCGCCCGCACCGTCGAGGACGCGGCCGTGGATGCGGATCGCGGCCGGTTCGCCCGCGGGGACGACGTCCGGGCCGTCCGGCCAGGGCAGGCCGATGGACAGGTACGGGCCGACGGTCTGGGAAGGCGTCGTCTCCGGCATCAGTGCTCGTCCTCCTCGTCTTCGAAGACCGAAGCCGCGCGGCCGCGCACGACGATGTCGAACTGGAAGGCCAGCGCCCACTCGGCTTCGGTGCGATCGAGGTCGAACCGGGCGATCATCCGCTGCCGCGCCTTCTCGTCCGGGATGGAGTTGAAGATGGGGTCCTGCGAGAACAGCGGGTCTTCCGGGAAGTACATCTGGGTGACCAGCCGCTGGGTGAACGCGGTGCCGAACACGGAGAAGTGGATGTGCGCCGGCCGCCAGGCGTTGTCGTGGTTCTTCCACGGATACGCGCCCGGTTTGATGGTGGTGAAGGTGTAGCGCCCTGCGGAGTCGGTGAGCGTCCGGCCCGCGCCGTCGAAGTTGGGGTCGAGCGGCGACGGCCAGCGGTCGCCGGTGTGCCGGTACCGGCCGCCCGCGTTCGCCTGCCAGATCTCCACCAGCGAATCCCGGATCGGCCGCCCGTCACCGTCGAGCAGCCGCCCGGTGACGATGATCCGCTGGCCCTGCGGCTCCCCCGCGTGCCCCCGGGTGAGGTCGTTGTCGAACTCGCCGATCCGGCCCGGCCCCAGCGCCGGCCCGGTGACCTCGGTCAGCAACTGCGGGAGCACGATCAGCGGTTCCTTGGGGTGCCGCAGCGCCGTCGACCGGTAGCCGGCGTGGTCGAGCGGCGGATGCGTGCCCTCCGGATCGCGCCGGTAGCGCGGGAGCCTCAGTTCTGCGGGTGCGGACATGGCTGTTCCCTCCAGCGCGGATCAGTGGATCACTGGGCTTCGAGCACGACGGCCAGCCCCTGGCCGACGCCGATGCAGATGGTGGCCAGCCCCCACCGGCCACCGCTGCGGCGCAGGTGCTGGGCCAGGGTGCCGAGGATGCGGCCGCCGGAGGCGCCCAGCGGATGCCCGATCGCGATCGCGCCACCGTTCACGTTGACGATCTCCGGGTCGAGCTTCGGCCAGTCCCGCAGGCAGGCCAGCGACTGCGCGGCGAAGGCCTCGTTCAGTTCGACGGCCGCCAGGTCTTCCCAGCCGATTCCGGCCCGCTCCAGGGCGATCTCGGCCGCGCGCACCGGGCCGATGCCGAAGACGTCGGGGTCGACACCCGCCGCGCCACGGCCGGCGATCCGGGCCAGCGGCGCCTTGCCGAGCCTCTTCCCGGCCGCCTCGTCACCGAGCAGCAACGCGGAGGCGCCGTCGTTCAGCGGCGACGCGTTCGCCGCCGTGACCGTCCCTTGTGGACGGAAGACGGGTTTGAGCTTCGCGAGCTTCTCCGGGCTGGAATCCGGCCGGATGCCTTCGTCGCGAGTGAGTTCGACGCCTTCGACGGGGACGACGTGGTCGTCGTAGAACCCCTCGTCCCAGGCGCGGGCGGCGTTGAGGTGACTGCGGACGGCGAACGCGTCCTGCTCGTCGCGGCCGATGCCGTAGCGCTCGGCAAGCTGTTCGGTGGACTCGCCGAGCGACACCGTCCACTGTCCGGGCATCTTCGGGTTGACCATGCGCCAGCCCAGCGCGGTGGAGTGCAGCGTCTGATTGCCCGCCGGAAAGGCCTTCTCCGGCTTCTGCATGACCAGCGGCGAACGGCTCATCGATTCCACCCCGCCGGCGACGGCGAGGGAGGCGTCGCCGACCTGGACCGACCGGCTGGCCTGCATGACCGCGTCGAGGCCGGAGCCGCACAACCGGTTCACCGTGGCGCCCGGCACCGTCGTCGGCCAGCCCGCCAGCAGCGTCGCCATCCGCGCGACGTTGCGGTTGTCCTCACCCGCGCCGTTGGCGTCGCCGAGCACGACCTCGTCGACGGTGGCCGGGTCGAGGTCGTTGCGTTCGGCCAGCGCCCGCAGCACGGTGGCGGCGAGGTCGTCCGGACGGACCCCGGACAGGGCGCCGCCGTATTTGCCGAACGGGGTACGGATGGCGTCGAACAGGAAGACGTCGGTCATGCGCTCGCCCTTTTGAGGTCTCGGAGGATGCGGAGTTCCGCCTCGGTCGGCGCCGGGGTCGCCCCCAGGTCGCCGGACACCTTCAGTTTCCACCCGGTCGCCTCGACGACCTGACCGACCTCGACGCCGGGGTGCAGTTCGGTGAGGGTGAGTTCGGCGGTCTCCGGGTCGGGCCGCAGCAGGCCGAGGTCGGTGACCACGAGCGTCGGCCCGGCGCCGGGGAGGCCGAGGCGCTCGCGGTCGCCCTTGCCGGTGCCGTGCCCGAACGACGTCACGAAGTCGACCTTCTCGACGAACGTGCGGGTGCTCTGCCGGAGTACCACGAACACCTCGCGGCAGGACGCGGCGATCTCCGGCGCACCGCCCGCCCCGGGGAGGCGCACCTTGGGGTTGGTGTAGTCCGGGCCGATGACGGTGGTGTTGATGTTGCCGAACTTGTCCAGCTGGGCGGCCCCGAGGAAGCCGACGTCGATCCGGCCGGGCTGGAGCCAGTAGTTGAAGACCTCGGGGACGCTGACCACGGCGTCCGCGGTGTCGGCGAGTTCACCGTCGCCGATGGACAACGGGAGCCTGGTCGGTTTGGCGCCGAGGCAGCCGGATTCGTAGATCAGCGTGAGGTTCGGCGCGTGCCCGCGGCGGGCGAGGTTGGCGGCCGTGCTGGGCAGGCCGATGCCCACGAAACAGGACATCCCGTCGCCGAGCGCGCGAGCGGCGGCGACGCTCATCATCTCGTCCGAGGTGTACTCGGTCATGCCTTCACTCCCGTCAGCTCGTCGAGCCAGCGGGTGAAGCTCTCCCTGTCCCGGCCGATCCCGTCCCATGCCTGGTAGGCGTCGTTGTCCCGTTCGTAGTACCCCGCCGCGTACGACGGCTTCGCGCCACCGGGAACCTCGGCGACGGCGGTGACCGCCCACGACGGCAGCACGATCGCGCCCGGCCGGGGTTCCAGCTCGTCCACGATCTCCTCGACGGTGACCAGCGAGCGCTTCGCCGCGAGCACCGCCTCCTTCTGCACGCCCGTGATGCCCCAGATCTGGACGTTGCCGGACCGGTCCGCCCGCTGGGCGTGCACGATCGTGACGTCCGGGTTGAGCGCGGGGACGGCGGCGAGCCGCTCACCGGTGAACGGGCAGGTGATGGGTTTGATCGTGTCGGTCCGGGAGGGCAGGTCGGTGCCGGTGTAGCCGCGCAGGACGGCGAACGGCAGTCCCGACGCGCCGGCGACGTACCGATTCGCCATGCCCGCGTGACTGTGTTCCTCTATCTCCAGGGGGACCGGCCACGCGTGTTGCACCGCGTCACGGAAGCGGTGCAGCGAACCGACACCGGGGTTGCCGCCCCACGAGAAGACCAGCTTGCTCGCGCAGCCGGCGCCGATGAGCTGGTCGTAGACGATGTCCGGGGTCATGCGGACCAGCGTCAGTCCGGTCCGGCGCTGACGGATGATCTCGTGGCCCGCGGCGACCGGGATGAGGTGCGTGAAGCCCTCGAGCGCGACGGTGTCCCCGTCACGTACCAGCCGCGCCACGGCCTCGTTCAACGACAGCAGCTCCGCCATCCCCACTCCCGGATTGTTCGTATGGCGCACATGTGTTCTTCATATGAACATAGCACAACCGGTCTGGTCTGGCACTGTCCCGGCTCGGTGAATTCCGATTTCCCGGGAACGAGGTCACCGGCTTCGCCGACGCGAGGAGGTCCACGCGAGAGTGGACAAGCTCGTGCCGTACAACACCGAAGAAGAGAGAAAAAGTGCGGCGCGCTTCCTGAGAAGGCGAAGCTGTCCTTCCTCTCCCACCAGGAGGTCGCCGATCTCCTCTGGTCCCCGCGACGGGGAAGCGCCTCACTCGCTTCGGGGATTCTCGCCTTTGGGATGCCACCCGTCGCCCACTAGGCTGAGGGGGTGACCTCGACGATCGTGGTGACCCGGTGGATCCCCGACGAAGCACTGAAAGTGCTCGACGAAACCGGGGAGGTGAAACTGTCGCGTGCCGACCGGCCCCTGACACCGGGCGAACTGCGCGAGTTCGTCCGAGGCTCGTCCGCGATCGTCGGCATGCTGCACGACCGGATCGACGGCGAGGTCGCCGACGCGGCGGGCCCCGAGCTGAAGGTCGTGGCGAACGTGGCCGTCGGCTACGACAACATCGACGTCCCGGCGCTGGCCGGACGCGGGATCACCGTCACCAACACCCCCGGTGTGCTCACCGACGCCACCGCGGATCTGGCGTTCGGGCTGATCCTCGCGGTCACGCGGCGGCTCGGCGAGGGCGAACGACTGCTCCGCACGCGCACCCCGTGGTCGTTCCACCTGGGTTTCCTGCTCGGCTCCTCCTTGCGGGACAAGACCCTCGGGATCGTCGGACTCGGCCAGATCGGGCAGGCGGTCGCGCGGCGGGCGCTCGGTTTCGGTATGCGGATCGTCTACTCAGGACGGTCGCGGGCCGCCGAGGACGTCGAGAAGGCCTTGGGCGCGAAGTATCTCCCCTTCGGCGAGCTGCTGGAAAGCTCCGACGTCGTTTCGCTGCACTGCCCGCTGACGCCGGAAACCCGGCACCTCATCGACGCGGCCGCGCTGGGCTCGATGAAACCGGGCGCGTACCTCATCAACACCACGCGCGGTCCCGTCGTCCACGAAGCCGCGCTGGCGGACGCGCTCGAAGCCGGGGAGATCGCCGGAGCGGGCCTCGACGTCTTCGAAGCCGAACCCGACGTCGAGCCCCGCCTGCTCGACCGCGAAAACGTCGTCTTGTCGCCTCACCTCGGATCGGCGACGGTCGAAACCCGAACTGCCATGGCCGTGCTCGCGGCCGAGAACGTCGCGTCGGTGCTCGCCGGCGGGAACCCGCTGACGGAGGTTCGCCCATGACTCGCGTGGTCATCGCGCCCGACAAGTTCAAGGGAAGCTTGACCGCGGTCGAGGCCGCGGAGGCGATCGCCCACGGCGTCCGCGACGCGTTGCCCGAGGCCGAGGTCTCCTCCTGCCCGGTCGCCGACGGCGGCGAAGGAACGCTCGACGTCCTCGTCGCGGCAGGTGGCCGCCTGGTCGAACTCCCGGTCCGCGGTCCGCTCGACGACACCGTCGACGCGCGCTACGTGACCCTCGACGGAACGGCCTACATCGAATCGGCCCGCGCGTGCGGGATCGAGTTCGTCGAGCCGAGCCCGGAGGTGGCGCTCGCCGCGCACACCTGGGGCGTCGGCGAACTTCTCGCCCACGCGCTCGACAACGGCGCGCGACGGCTGGTGCTGACCGTCGGCGGAACGGCGAGCACCGACGGCGGCGCCGGGATGCTGGCCGCGTTGGGCGCCGGGGTCTTCGACGCGTTCGGCTCGCCGGTGGGGCTCGGCGGCGGCACGCTGGGCCGCGTCGCGCTGGCCGAACTCGGCCCGGTGCGGGACCGGCTCGGCTCCGTCGAGGTCGCCGTGGCCACCGACGTGACGAATCCGCTGCTCGGCGCCCGCGGCGCCGCCGCGGTCTTCGGCCCGCAGAAGGGCGCGGGCCCGCGCGAGGTCGAGCTACTGGACGAGGCACTGGCGCGCTGGGCACAGGCGTTGCGGAACGCCGGGACCCAGGACGTCGCCGACCTCGCCGGAGCGGGTGCGGGCGGCGGGGTCGCCGCGGGCGCGATCGCGGGACTCGGCGCGAGCGTCGAGTCCGGTTTCCGGCTCATCGCCGGGCTCACCGGCGTCGCCGACGCCATTAAACGCGCCGACCTCGTCATCACCGGCGAGGGTTCGCTGGACGAACAAAGTCTCGACGGCAAGGCACCGGCGGGCATCGCGGCCCGCGCACAGGAACACGCGGTGCCGCTGCTGATGCTGGCCGGGCGGATCCAGCTGGACCGGCGCCAGCTCGCCGGCCTCGGGGTCGTGGGCAGCGCCGCCCTGATCGACCACGCGCCCTCACTCGACCACGCGCGTGCGCACGCGGCGGACCTCCTGCGCGAGCGGGCCGGCGAACTGGTTCGCGCCTGGGCCCGCGGTTAAGCACACTGCGGCGGCTTCGGGGCGCCGCGAACGCCACCTTTGCGACGCTGGCGGTCCCAAAGTGGTTTTCGCGGCAGCATCGTCAGAAGTCGACCGGCGCCTTGCCCCGGCTCGGCGAAGTCGGTTCAGCTGCCAGCCTGGGGCTCAGCCTGCGGAAGGATGGCGAAGGCGACTTCGCCGGTTTCGTCCTGCTGGACGTCGAGCACCTTGTCGTCGAGCAGCTCGGCCGCTTCCGCCTCCAAGAAGACCTTCGGGCCGCCGTCGGCGCCGAGCACCTGGTCGCCGCTTTCGGGTTCGGGAGCGACGGAAACCGCGAGCTGGGGGTTGTCCGTTTGCCGGGAGTGGATCGCGAACCGCAGCCCGCCTCCGTCTTGCCCGTTTTCCTGCCCGGTCAGTGCCGTGATCGCCTCGGCGGCGGCTTCGGTGACTGTCAGCATCTCTGCCCTTCCTTCGTCGCGGTCTTGCGCTTGGCGGGCCACGTCAGGAGATCCCGATCCGGCTCGCCGGCTGAGCGAAGATCATTTTTCGCCGACGTCGGGCACCTCCTCGGCCAGCCGCATGGCGTGCGACTCACCCTCGCGGATCTCCCTGGGGGTGGTTCCGAACCGGTCGGCCGCGCTCCAGTGCTCGGGCGGCTCGACACCCTCTTCGAGTGGATCGACGCGAAGTTCGTCCTCGTCGAGCGCCTCACTGGGATTCAGCGTTTCCGGCTCCGCGCTTTCTCGGTCGCTCATCGGCCACTCCCTCTTGGTCGGACGTCTTCCGGGACGTGCTGTACTCGACCCGGTCTTGGTGGCTTACCCGACGTCTCCGCAGGCCAAACAGCGACGCTGTCGCAGGGATCACAGCTTCTCAGGTAGTTCATTAGCTTCACAAGTTTGTGAAACAAGGAGTAGCGTCGTCGGTATGACCACCAGGTGGGCGCCAGGGCACCGGG encodes the following:
- a CDS encoding XdhC/CoxI family protein, whose product is MRDVLDELHRRWAAGETVGVGTVVATFSSAPRSPGAAMLVAPDGTVTGSVSGGCVEGAVYELAQQVVAERAPVLQRYGVSDDDAFAVGLTCGGIIDIHVQHIDRDSMPELGEVVEAVHSGQPVAVVTVIEHERAGLVGEHLVVWPDRVAGSLGSSRMDDAVVDDARGMLAGGRTGTLRYGPDGQRRGEGMTVFVNSFEPPARLLVFGAIDFAAAMAKMGAYLGYQVTVCDARPVFATKSRFPDAHEVVVDWPHRYLAAEADAGRIDGRTAIAVLTHDPKFDVPLLEVALRLDVGYVGAMGSRKTHDDRFARLREAGVTEAELERLSSPIGLDLGARTPEETAVSIAAEIIALRWNGSGSRLAELSGRIHG
- a CDS encoding VWA domain-containing protein, which gives rise to MSDPLAGFVGFAEALREAGLPCDAHRVQAYLGAIGEIDLADPEQLYWAGRLTLCADPDDLPRYDAAFGGWFTEKEAAPRRRSRQAARKRARIATLARAPGQGESAAEPDELRVAASEEEILRHRDLAELSVAERAHLRELLAKLRPALPPRSSPRRRAARRGALDPSRTLRAMLAGGGEPVRLAYRRKSVKPRRVVFLIDVSGSMGPYADSLLRFAHVVARRAPGRVEVFTLGTRLTRVTRQLRLRDPEHAMLAAAAAVPDFAGGTRLGETLRAFLDRWGQRGVARRSVVTVFSDGWERGDPGLLGEQLARLRRLAHVVFWVNPHAGRAGYAPVQSGIVAALPSLDRLLAGHSLATLERLLVEIADA
- a CDS encoding TetR/AcrR family transcriptional regulator, with product MAREGTKAKRADARRNEKTLLDAAAAVFVTSGVEAPVRDIAAKAGVGMGTIYRHFPTRADLIIAVYRHQVDACAEAGPELLASSASPYEALRRWIDLFVDFLVTKHGLASVLQSDNAGFETLHAYFLDTLLPVCARLLDAAAAAGEIRSDLEALEVLRGVGNLCIGADSDPRYNARRMAGVLIAGLRP
- a CDS encoding MoxR family ATPase, with amino-acid sequence MTVESPEKLAEALESVGYLADDGIATAGFLAVALGRPLFCEGEPGTGKTSLALGLAEALDMPLIRLQCHEGIDAAQALYEWDFPRQLLHLRALEASGDGGLDVEAAEQSLYTERFLLSRPLLKALRTAPCVLLVDEIDRADDEFEAFLLQFLDEHAVTIPEFGEVRAEHPPLVVLTSNRTREVHDALKRRCLYHWLEHPDLGREIEILRRKIPGLGEGLAAQVATAVRRLRAMELLKPPGVAESLDWARALLALGMSALDAAAAARTLGSVLKYSEDLARVRAGLDHLLA
- a CDS encoding nucleotidyltransferase family protein, whose protein sequence is MAKVAGLLLAAGAGRRFGGPKALAVLDGEPFVVRALRVLTDGGCAPVRVVLGASAAEVRTLLPAPEAAVVAEDWASGMGASLRAGLSSLTGTDAEAVVVHLVDLPGVGAEVVGRVAAGADEDTVARAAYEGVPGHPVVLGRRWWPEIVAGASGDKGARNWLKGRRDLRLVECGDLGTGHDVDRREDFPG
- a CDS encoding IclR family transcriptional regulator C-terminal domain-containing protein, whose protein sequence is MDEGEVTERGAHHVQSLERGLAVIKAFDADAAELTLSDVARSTGLTRAAARRFLLTLVDLGYVRTDGKYFSLTARVLELGYSYLSSLSLPEVAQPHLERLSAEVHESSSVSVLEGMDIVYVARVAISRIMTVSINVGTRFPAHATSMGHVLLAGLDGADLRDHLAGAKLDKLTARTKSRPEELLAELVKVYEQGYAMVDQELEEGLRSIAAPIRDRQGKVVAAVNLSTHASRTTRESVERELLPPLLAAARAIETDLASAPPTRARHG
- the pcaC gene encoding 4-carboxymuconolactone decarboxylase; protein product: MTDDTYETGMKVRREVLGDAHVDRAVARTTEFSRPFQDYITRGAWGSVWARDGLDRKTRSCVTLAALTALHAHDELAMHVRAAVHNGLTAQEISEVLLHTAVYAGAPAANAAFAVAQRVLAELGEPAAREEGGG
- the pcaD gene encoding 3-oxoadipate enol-lactonase, with product MSEPVTVHSVAEGPADGPAVVLSGSLGSDHRMWEPQVKPLVARGFRVIRYDTRGHGASPVPPGPYTLADLGGDLLALLDEHDAERAHVVGLSLGGMTGMWLGVHVPDRIRSLVLCCTSAKLGPPGMWADRAKTVRENGTAAIAEAGVGRWLTADYAAAHPDRAGYLREMIASVPAEGYAASCAAIERMDLVDELPGIAARTLVIAGADDPATPVEHAEVIAGGIPDARLEVVEGAAHLGSFEQPERFTALILEHLEAAR